One Bradyrhizobium sp. CCGB12 genomic window carries:
- the ldtR gene encoding transcriptional regulator LdtR, which produces MMKAVATAADTAERVSGQQGSVQSLYLEALTLVERLHRRLLDVIKDEFDRRGRADINSVQALLLYNIGDKELTAGELRTRGYYLGSNVSYNLKKLVELGFLDHQRSRVDRRSVRIRLTPQGQEVRRIVDALYQKHVKTVEQVGGISGEEFSTLNKSLHRLERFWTDQILYRL; this is translated from the coding sequence ATGATGAAAGCCGTCGCAACTGCGGCAGATACCGCAGAGCGCGTGTCCGGCCAGCAGGGTTCGGTGCAGTCGCTCTATCTGGAAGCTTTGACTCTGGTGGAGCGGCTGCATCGCCGGCTCCTCGACGTGATCAAGGATGAATTCGATCGCCGCGGCCGTGCGGACATCAACTCGGTCCAGGCGCTCTTGCTCTACAACATCGGCGACAAGGAGCTGACCGCGGGCGAGCTGCGCACGCGCGGTTACTATCTCGGCTCCAACGTCTCCTACAATCTGAAGAAGCTCGTCGAGCTCGGCTTCCTCGATCATCAGCGCTCGCGCGTTGATCGCCGCTCGGTGCGCATCCGCCTGACCCCGCAGGGCCAGGAAGTCCGCCGCATCGTCGATGCGCTCTACCAGAAGCACGTCAAGACGGTGGAGCAGGTCGGCGGCATCTCCGGCGAGGAGTTCTCGACCCTCAACAAGTCGCTGCACCGCCTCGAGCGCTTCTGGACCGACCAGATCCTGTATCGGCTCTGA
- the glyA gene encoding serine hydroxymethyltransferase gives MPSAKTASAPDSFFTASLEQADPEIAAAIKGELGRQRHEVELIASENIVSRAVLEAQGSVMTNKYAEGYPGARYYGGCEWVDVAENLAIDRAKKLFGANFANVQPNSGSQMNQAVFLALLQPGDTFMGLDLAAGGHLTHGSPVNMSGKWFKAAHYTVRREDQIIDMDAVAKQAEEVKPKLIVAGGSAYSRAWDFKRFREIADSVGAYLLVDMAHFAGLVAGGVHASPVPYAHVTTTTTHKSLRGPRGGLILSNDEVLAKKLNSAIFPGLQGGPLMHVIAAKAVAFGEALRPDFKVYAKNVVENAKALAEAMKSHGFDIVSGGTDNHLMLVDLRPKGLKGNVSEKALVRAAITCNKNGIPFDPEKPFVTSGLRLGTPAATTRGFGVAEFQQVAGMIAEVLNAIAQSDDGKAPLVEAAIKERVKALTDRFPIYQ, from the coding sequence ATGCCCTCAGCCAAGACCGCCTCCGCGCCCGATTCGTTTTTCACCGCCTCGCTCGAGCAGGCCGATCCGGAAATCGCCGCCGCCATCAAGGGCGAACTCGGCCGGCAGCGCCATGAGGTCGAGCTGATCGCCTCCGAGAACATCGTCAGCCGGGCCGTGCTGGAAGCGCAGGGTTCGGTCATGACCAACAAGTACGCGGAGGGTTATCCGGGCGCGCGCTATTACGGCGGTTGTGAGTGGGTCGACGTCGCCGAGAACCTTGCGATCGATCGCGCCAAGAAGCTGTTCGGCGCCAATTTCGCCAACGTGCAGCCCAATTCCGGCAGCCAGATGAACCAGGCGGTGTTCCTGGCGCTGCTCCAGCCCGGCGACACCTTCATGGGCCTCGACCTTGCGGCCGGCGGCCATCTCACCCACGGCTCCCCCGTCAACATGAGCGGCAAGTGGTTCAAGGCCGCGCACTACACCGTGCGCCGAGAGGACCAGATCATCGACATGGACGCGGTCGCCAAGCAGGCCGAGGAAGTCAAGCCGAAGCTGATCGTCGCCGGCGGCTCGGCCTATTCGCGCGCTTGGGACTTCAAGCGCTTCCGCGAGATCGCGGACAGCGTCGGCGCGTATCTGCTGGTCGACATGGCGCATTTCGCGGGCCTCGTTGCCGGCGGCGTGCATGCCTCGCCCGTGCCCTATGCCCACGTCACCACCACGACGACGCACAAGTCGCTGCGTGGTCCGCGCGGCGGCCTGATCCTCTCGAACGACGAGGTGCTCGCCAAGAAGCTCAACTCGGCGATCTTCCCGGGCCTGCAGGGCGGCCCCCTGATGCACGTGATCGCGGCGAAGGCGGTCGCCTTCGGCGAGGCGCTGCGTCCGGACTTCAAGGTCTATGCGAAGAACGTCGTCGAGAACGCCAAGGCGCTGGCCGAGGCGATGAAGAGCCACGGCTTCGACATTGTCTCGGGCGGCACCGATAACCATCTGATGCTCGTCGACCTCAGGCCGAAGGGCCTGAAGGGCAATGTCTCGGAGAAGGCGCTGGTCCGCGCCGCCATCACCTGCAACAAGAACGGCATTCCGTTCGACCCCGAAAAGCCGTTCGTCACCTCGGGCCTGCGCCTCGGCACGCCCGCTGCGACGACCCGCGGTTTTGGCGTCGCCGAATTCCAGCAGGTCGCCGGCATGATCGCCGAGGTCCTCAACGCGATCGCGCAGTCCGACGACGGCAAGGCGCCGCTGGTCGAGGCCGCGATCAAGGAGCGGGTCAAGGCGCTCACCGATCGGTTCCCGATCTATCAGTAA
- the nrdR gene encoding transcriptional regulator NrdR, whose protein sequence is MRCPNCNSLDTQVKDSRPTEDSSVIRRRRVCVACEFRFTTFERVQLRELTVIKRNGRRVPFDRDKLMRSVSISLRKRQVEPERVEKMVSTIVRELETGGEAEISSEVIGETVMEHLRTLDDVAYVRFASVYRNFREAKDFADVLGELSGEEEARLAAIRK, encoded by the coding sequence ATGCGCTGCCCGAACTGCAACAGTCTCGATACGCAGGTAAAGGACTCGCGTCCGACCGAGGATTCATCCGTCATCCGCAGGCGGCGCGTGTGCGTCGCCTGCGAATTCCGCTTCACCACCTTCGAACGCGTGCAGCTGCGCGAGCTCACGGTGATCAAGCGCAACGGCCGCCGCGTGCCGTTCGACCGCGACAAGCTGATGCGCTCGGTGTCGATCTCCTTGCGCAAGCGGCAGGTCGAGCCTGAAAGGGTGGAGAAGATGGTCTCCACCATCGTGCGCGAGCTCGAGACCGGGGGCGAAGCCGAGATCTCGTCCGAGGTGATCGGCGAGACCGTGATGGAGCATCTGCGCACGCTCGACGACGTCGCCTATGTGCGCTTCGCCTCCGTCTACCGCAATTTCCGCGAGGCCAAGGATTTTGCCGACGTGCTCGGCGAGCTCTCCGGTGAGGAGGAAGCGCGGCTCGCCGCGATCCGCAAATGA
- the ribD gene encoding bifunctional diaminohydroxyphosphoribosylaminopyrimidine deaminase/5-amino-6-(5-phosphoribosylamino)uracil reductase RibD has protein sequence MIFRILEDQFAHKAREAKDADLRFMQLALALGRRGQGRTWPNPAVGAVIVKDGVIVGRGWTQPGGRPHGEPEALRRAGEAARGATLYVTLEPCSHFGKSPPCADAVIAAGIKRVVAAIEDPNPDVAGQGHARLRAAGITVDVGLCAAEAAFDHAGHFRRIQDKRPHVILKLAISPDGKIGAAGGKPVAITGEAVRDRVHLLRAQSDAILVGIGTVLADDPLLTCRLPGMTTRSPVRVVLDQSLRIPGASKLVQTARETPLWVVSSELAEAAAATRLGAAGAQMLRVPQGGASGLDLPAVLHALAEKGITRLMVEGGSRVAASFVSADLVDEIWLFRGAEEVGPSGVDALDALPLSKITQSQAYKVHASETFDKDTLTVYERA, from the coding sequence ATGATCTTCCGCATCCTGGAAGATCAGTTTGCGCACAAGGCCCGCGAGGCCAAGGACGCCGATCTCCGCTTCATGCAGCTTGCGCTGGCGCTCGGGCGCCGTGGGCAGGGGCGCACCTGGCCCAATCCGGCCGTCGGTGCTGTTATCGTCAAGGACGGCGTCATCGTCGGCCGCGGCTGGACGCAGCCCGGAGGACGGCCACATGGCGAGCCCGAGGCGTTGCGGCGGGCCGGCGAGGCGGCGCGGGGCGCCACGCTCTATGTCACCTTGGAGCCGTGCTCGCATTTCGGCAAGTCGCCGCCTTGCGCCGATGCGGTGATCGCCGCCGGCATCAAGCGGGTGGTGGCGGCGATCGAGGATCCCAATCCTGATGTCGCCGGCCAGGGCCATGCGCGCCTGCGCGCTGCCGGCATCACGGTGGACGTCGGTCTGTGCGCGGCAGAGGCCGCATTCGATCATGCCGGACATTTCCGTCGCATCCAGGACAAGCGCCCGCATGTGATCCTGAAGCTTGCGATCTCGCCTGACGGCAAGATCGGCGCGGCCGGCGGCAAGCCGGTCGCGATCACGGGCGAGGCGGTGCGCGATCGCGTGCACCTGTTACGCGCGCAGAGCGACGCCATCCTGGTCGGCATCGGCACCGTGCTGGCGGACGATCCGCTTCTCACTTGCCGCCTGCCGGGCATGACGACGCGCTCGCCGGTGCGCGTGGTGCTCGATCAGAGCCTGCGCATTCCCGGCGCGAGCAAGCTTGTCCAAACCGCGCGCGAGACACCGCTCTGGGTGGTGAGTTCTGAGCTCGCCGAGGCCGCGGCCGCAACGCGGCTTGGGGCGGCCGGCGCGCAGATGTTGCGCGTGCCACAGGGCGGTGCATCGGGGCTCGATCTGCCGGCCGTGCTGCATGCTCTGGCCGAGAAAGGTATCACGCGGCTGATGGTGGAGGGCGGCAGCCGTGTTGCCGCGTCCTTCGTCTCGGCCGATCTCGTCGACGAGATCTGGCTGTTCCGCGGCGCGGAAGAGGTGGGCCCTAGCGGCGTCGATGCGCTCGATGCATTGCCCCTGTCGAAAATCACGCAGTCGCAGGCCTACAAGGTTCATGCTAGCGAGACATTCGACAAGGATACTCTCACCGTTTACGAGCGCGCGTAA
- a CDS encoding riboflavin synthase, producing MFTGIVTDIGEIVSFTPTAQGQLHRLRIACRYDQTTIADGASIACNGVCLTVVASGVEAGNTWFDIDAAAETLALTTAKRWKIGTRLNLERALKIGDELGGHIVAGHADGVATLVSREDLPDMARFELSTTRELARFIATKGSITLDGVSLTVNTVKDVTFSVLIIPHTLTVTTIGGWKAGDEVNIEVDLMARYAARLTEMTA from the coding sequence ATGTTCACCGGCATTGTCACCGATATCGGCGAGATCGTCAGCTTCACGCCGACGGCGCAGGGGCAGCTGCACCGGCTGCGCATCGCCTGCCGCTATGACCAGACCACCATTGCCGACGGCGCCTCGATCGCCTGCAACGGCGTCTGCCTGACGGTGGTGGCATCCGGCGTCGAGGCAGGTAATACCTGGTTCGATATCGATGCGGCGGCAGAGACCCTGGCGCTGACGACCGCAAAGCGTTGGAAGATCGGCACGCGGCTCAATCTCGAGCGGGCGCTGAAAATCGGCGACGAGCTCGGCGGCCATATTGTCGCCGGCCATGCCGATGGTGTCGCGACCCTCGTCAGTCGCGAGGACCTGCCCGACATGGCGCGGTTCGAGCTCTCGACGACGCGCGAGCTGGCGCGCTTCATCGCGACCAAGGGCTCGATCACGCTCGACGGCGTCTCGCTGACGGTCAATACCGTGAAGGATGTGACCTTTTCGGTCTTGATCATCCCGCACACGCTGACGGTGACAACGATCGGCGGTTGGAAGGCCGGCGACGAGGTCAATATCGAGGTCGACCTGATGGCCCGCTACGCGGCGCGGCTGACGGAAATGACGGCGTAG
- the ribH gene encoding 6,7-dimethyl-8-ribityllumazine synthase, which produces MADARRAPLKDQTDISGARALIVEARFYDDLQDALLDGAVAELKAAGLAHDVITVPGALEIPAAVAIAIDAAAANGRPYDAVIALGCVIRGDTIHFEIVSQESSRALMDLAVARKLPLGNGILTVNTEAQAWARARASELNKGGDAARAALAMLRIKRRLAQA; this is translated from the coding sequence ATGGCAGACGCGCGGCGCGCCCCCCTGAAGGACCAGACCGACATTTCCGGCGCACGGGCGCTGATCGTCGAGGCGCGGTTCTATGATGATCTCCAGGACGCGCTTCTCGACGGCGCGGTCGCAGAGCTGAAGGCGGCCGGTCTGGCGCATGACGTCATCACGGTTCCGGGCGCGCTGGAGATTCCGGCGGCGGTCGCCATCGCGATCGATGCGGCCGCGGCGAACGGCAGGCCCTATGACGCGGTGATCGCGCTCGGCTGCGTCATCCGCGGTGACACCATTCATTTCGAGATCGTCTCGCAGGAATCCTCCCGCGCGCTGATGGACCTTGCGGTGGCGCGGAAGCTGCCGCTCGGCAACGGCATCCTCACCGTCAACACGGAGGCGCAGGCCTGGGCGCGGGCACGCGCCAGCGAGCTCAACAAGGGCGGCGATGCCGCGCGCGCCGCGCTTGCGATGCTGCGCATCAAACGCCGCCTGGCGCAGGCCTGA